One Capsicum annuum cultivar UCD-10X-F1 chromosome 2, UCD10Xv1.1, whole genome shotgun sequence genomic window carries:
- the LOC107858907 gene encoding chaperonin 60 subunit alpha 2, chloroplastic — protein sequence MSLSIFSPLKLSFLEERGRGNSWALSHSLGKKKMKKLMVVRAGPKRIAFDRECREALLSGINKLADAVSVTLGPRGRNVVLSESGKLKVINDGVTIAQAIELPDTIENAGATLIQEVATKTNRLAGDGTTTAIVLAREMIKAGLLAVNFGANPVSMKKGMEQTVRELVKTLKMKSHPVRGNDDIKAVASISAGNDEFIGCLIAEAIKKIGPDGVICVESSSSAETSIMVEEGMKIDKGYMSPHFINNPNKSIVEFENAKVLVTDQKILSVKAIVPLLEKATQLSVPLLIFAEDIAKQVLETLVINKMQGMLNVAVVQCPGFREGKKAVLQDIAMLTGADFLSGDLGLNLEGATSDQLGIARKITITSNSTTIVAHPSTKAEIQARIMQLKKDLAETENKYLSEKLSQRIAKLAGGVAILKVGAHTETELEDRKLRIEDAKSATFAAMDEGIVPGGGATFIHLSEQVPFIKESFQDPDEQIGADIIGTALLAPAKLIAANAGVNGDIVVEKVRGCDWRMGFNAMTGKYEDLLASGVIDPCRVSRCALQNAVSVAGIVLTTQAIMVDKTKEPKPLVPQVPGISP from the exons ATGTCTTTATCAATCTTTTCACCTTTGAAACTTTCTTTCCTG GAAGAAAGAGGAAGGGGTAATTCTTGGGCATTGAGTCATAGTTTagggaagaagaagatgaagaagttgaTGGTGGTGAGAGCTGGTCCAAAGAGAATAGCTTTTGATAGAGAGTGTAGGGAAGCTTTACTTTCTGGTATCAATAAGCTTGCTGATGCTGTTTCTGTCACTTTAGGACCTAGAG GACGCAACGTAGTTCTCTCAGAGTCTGGGAAGCTAAAAGTAATTAATGATGGTGTTACCATAGCTCAAGCCATAGAACTTCCAGATACAATTGAAAATGCTGGAGCCACACTTATCCAGGAG GTTGCAACTAAGACAAACAGGTTAGCTGGTGACGGTACCACTACTGCAATTGTTTTGGCTCGTGAGATGATCAAAGCTGGATTGCTTGCTGTCAATTTTGGGGCTAACCCTGTATCTATGAAGAAAGGTATGGAGCAGACAGTCAGAGAGCTGGTCAAAACTTTGAAGATGAAAAGCCATCCTGTTAGAGGAAATGATGATATAAAAG CCGTAGCTTCAATATCAGCTGGAAATGATGAGTTCATCGGCTGTTTGATTGCTGAGGCAATTAAGAAGATTGGTCCTGATGGAGTGATATGTGTTGAGTCTTCCTCATCAGCTGAAACCTCAATCATGGTTGAAGAGGGAATGAAG ATTGACAAGGGGTACATGTCACCCCATTTCATCAACAATCCCAACAAATCTATAGTAGAGTTTGAAAATGCCAAAGTTCTGGTAACTGATCAGAAGATACTTAGTGTCAAAGCAATTGTTCCTCTGCTAGAGAAGGCCACTCAGCTGAGTGTGCCGCTGCTGATTTTTGCTGAGGACATTGCAAAACAAGTGCTAGAAACACTAGTCATTAACAAGATGCAGGGAATGCTCAATGTTGCGGTTGTGCAATGTCCAGGATTTCGAGAAGGAAAGAAAGCTGTATTGCAAGACATTGCCATGTTGACAG GTGCTGATTTTCTTTCTGGAGACTTGGGCCTGAATCTTGAAGGTGCAACCTCCGACCAGCTTGGTATTGCTCGGAAAATAACAATAACGAGCAATTCTACAACCATTGTGGCGCACCCCTCGACAAAAGCTGAAATACAAGCCAGAATAATGCAGTTAAAGAAGGATCTTGCAGAAACAGAGAATAAATATTTGTCAGAGAAGCTTTCACAAAGAATAGCAAAACTCGCTGGTGGTGTGGCCATATTGAAG GTAGGAGCACATACTGAAACAGAACTGGAAGACCGCAAGCTGAGAATTGAGGATGCAAAAAGTGCCACGTTTGCTGCCATGGATGAAGGAATAGTTCCTGGTGGTGGTGccacttttattcatctttctGAACAAGTTCCCTTCATAAAAGAATCTTTTCAAGATCCAGACGAGCAAATCGGTGCTGACATAATAGGAACG GCACTTCTTGCACCGGCAAAGCTAATAGCTGCAAATGCAGGAGTTAATGGAGATATAGTTGTGGAAAAAGTTAGAGGTTGCGACTGGAGAATGGGGTTTAACGCCATGACTGGAAAATACGAAGACCTTCTTGCTTCTGGGGTTATTGACCCTTGCCGTGTTTCAAGATGTGCCCTTCAG
- the LOC107858904 gene encoding uncharacterized protein LOC107858904 isoform X1 — protein sequence MDRNVGKGKTGQQNYEQGRYSSVETRNEVVGSTNQRFFQDPSSSINTNIRPPDFIAPAGARPVNYSIQTGEEFALEFMRERVNPKQHLVPHASGGTAGVTSYMELKDILGISHTGSESGSDISMIASVEKGRDQNHERSRASINGERSYHQVAQSVTRASSRNNNIRGYQSHVSSRSSTSGKLRFLCSFGGRIMPRPSDGKLRYVGGDTHLIRVSKDISYDELMQKMLAIYCHAHTLKYQLPGEDLDALVSVSCDEDVQNMIEECHVQEGDGSQKLRIFLFSSSDLDDAQAGIENVEGDSEMQYVVAVNGMDFGSRRNSIALASTSGNNLDEFLSLTIGRENGRVAADASQPAAGVPLTGQSAHVMVSSSLHAFDSNQPWYHGQTVHRGGAEWRPLPPSMPVDNFQNLDAKNTGLLQHGHDPHPPNSSQLTDNFVISSSHSYPNVEGGLTQEQPYRSSHMNGQEAPAEVVKMKRDTSFQKKVELAKDQSLEKEVLKEVKLKRESSAQKLNEPEKMRLAETEKAVSSSSLISSAPSPVSRVEASNSAATAVPGNSVMPSKINEKSQEQLQGTASLGAVQEEKPDGYSDSEDSHFSASGKTLNAGYGDSEAYPYDLSHEPPSMPLRVFCSERLPREQAGLNRLSKSDDSSAAQFLMTHTQFEGSQQILESVDKLHDGNVNPHVGRFIQSDKNPSANQHVTEEKKVEHQQSVELGDNAKGVNSKVGQDVSEANLEKPELKAATYADKVKAGPSNPITSNKVHDISASKPTELHWGEAAANRPEENKATGQIQPLAEREPQVATGKPSATSGSPEHGDILIDINDHYPREFLSDIFSKAKIMGDSSVPPPLRADGTGLSLNMENHEPKHWSFFQKLAQDDFVRKDVSLIDQDHLSLSSARANVEDGASIDYGYPPFKGGGAMIDHMDSRMNIEGDVQHPSRDDVGPSTMNVPSDYNPSQTTGIETMQYDGGMHSKIPESDYQDENQEVQDSGFPLIDLSMGGFDPNSLQIIKNEDLEELRELGSGTFGTVYHGKWRGTDVAIKRIKKSCFTGRSSEQERLTLEFWREAEILSKLHHPNVVAFYGVVQDGPGGTLATLTEFMVNGSLRHVLLCKDRHLDRRKKLIIAMDAAFGMEYLHSKNIVHFDLKCDNLLVNLKDPSRPICKVGDFGLSKIKRNTLVTGGVRGTLPWMAPELLNGSSNKVSEKVDVFSFGIVLWEILTGEEPYANMHYGAIIGGIVNNTLRPPVPSFCDPEWRILMEQCWAPDPSVRPSFTEIARRLRAMSAACPTRPQAHPPQNQQSK from the exons ATGGATAGAAATGTTGGAAAAGGCAAGACGGGGCAGCAGAACTACGAACAAGGCCGCTATAGCTCTGTAGAAACTAGAAATGAGGTCGTTGGTTCTACAAATCAGAGATTCTTCCAGGATCCATCCAGTTCTATTAATACGAACATAAGACCACCTGATTTCATTGCACCTGCTGGAGCTAGGCCTGTAAATTATTCTATTCAGACTGGTGAGGAGTTTGCTCTGGAATTCATGCGGGAAAGGGTTAACCCGAAGCAGCATCTCGTTCCGCATGCTTCTGGTGGGACTGCAGGTGTAACTTCTTATATGGAACTGAAGGACATACTTGGAATATCTCATACAGGTTCGGAAAGCGGATCAGATATCTCCATGATTGCCTCAGTGGAGAAAGGTCGAGATCAAAATCATGAGAGATCTAGGGCTTCCATAAATGGTGAGAGATCCTACCACCAAGTTGCGCAATCTGTGACCAGAGCCTCATCTAGAAATAACAATATCCGTGGGTATCAAAGCCATGTGTCTTCTAGGTCTAGCACATCAGGAAAGTTGAGGTTTCTCTGCAGTTTTGGTGGTAGAATAATGCCTCGTCCTAGTGATGGGAAACTTAGATATGTTGGAGGTGATACACATCTTATTCGAGTCAGTAAGGATATTTCTTATGATGAGCTTATGCAGAAGATGTTGGCAATATATTGTCATGCACATACCCTAAAATATCAGCTTCCTGGTGAGGATCTTGATGCATTGGTGTCAGTTTCTTGTGATGAGGATGTGCAGAACATGATAGAGGAATGTCATGTTCAAGAAGGTGATGGATCACAGAAACTGCGGATTTTTCTCTTCTCTAGCAGTGACTTGGATGATGCTCAAGCTGGTATTGAGAATGTTGAAGGAGATTCAGAGATGCAGTATGTTGTTGCTGTCAATGGCATGGACTTCGGGTCCAGAAGAAACTCAATTGCTCTGGCAAGCACTTCAGGAAATAATCTCGATGAGTTTCTTAGTTTGACAATTGGTCGAGAGAATGGTCGAGTTGCTGCTGATGCTTCTCAGCCAGCGGCTGGTGTGCCTCTAACTGGTCAATCTGCTCATGTGATGGTGTCAAGTTCATTACATGCCTTTGACTCAAACCAGCCATGGTACCATGGTCAAACTGTTCATCGCGGTGGTGCTGAATGGAGACCTTTACCCCCTTCCATGCCCGTTGACAACTTCCAAAATTTAGATGCCAAAAACACTGGTCTGCTGCAGCACGGGCATGATCCTCATCCACCCAACTCCTCACAACTCACAGATAACTTTGTCATTAGTTCTAGCCACAGCTACCCGAATGTGGAAGGAGGTTTGACTCAGGAACAACCATATAGAAGCTCACATATGAACGGCCAAGAAGCACCAGCTGAGGTGGTAAAAATGAAAAGAGACACCTCTTTCCAGAAGAAAGTTGAACTTGCCAAAGATCAATCTCTGGAAAAGGAAGTGCTTAAGGAAGTAAAGCTGAAACGGGAAAGCTCTGCACAGAAATTGAATGAGCCTGAGAAAATGCGGCTCGCGGAGACTGAAAAAGCTGTTTCCTCGAGTTCACTCATCAGTTCTGCTCCAAGTCCTGTTTCCCGAGTTGAAGCATCAAATTCTGCTGCCACGGCAGTTCCTGGAAATTCTGTCATGCCATCTAAAATTAATGAGAAGAGTCAGGAACAATTGCAAGGCACAGCGTCTCTTGGAGCTGTTCAAGAAGAAAAACCCGATGGATATAGTGATAGTGAAGATAGCCACTTTTCTGCATCTGGTAAAACTTTGAACGCAGGCTATGGAGACTCTGAAGCATACCCATATGATCTTAGTCATGAGCCACCTTCAATGCCTCTGCGAGTTTTTTGTTCTGAACGTTTGCCCAGGGAGCAGGCTGGCCTAAATCGGTTGTCCAAATCTGATGATTCCTCGGCGGCACAGTTCCTAATGACCCACACACAGTTTGAAGGCAGCCAGCAGATCCTAGAATCAGTTGATAAATTACATGATGGAAATGTCAATCCTCATGTTGGGAGATTTATCCAGTCTGATAAGAATCCATCTGCTAATCAACATGTTACCGAAGAGAAAAAGGTTGAACATCAGCAGTCTGTAGAGTTAGGTGACAATGCCAAGGGAGTTAATTCAAAAGTTGGTCAAGATGTTTCTGAAGCAAATCTTGAGAAGCCCGAACTGAAAGCAGCAACTTATGCCGATAAAGTGAAAGCTGGACCAAGTAATCCTATCACTAGCAATAAAGTTCATGACATATCTGCTTCCAAGCCAACCGAGCTTCATTGGGGTGAAGCAGCTGCAAATAGACCAGAGGAAAATAAAGCTACGGGGCAAATACAGCCACTAGCTGAGAGAGAGCCTCAAGTTGCAACAGGGAAGCCATCTGCTACCAGTGGCTCTCCTGAGCATGGTGACATTCTTATTGACATTAATGACCACTATCCCCGAGAGTTCCTATCTGATATTTTTTCCAAAGCTAAAATAATGGGTGATTCATCAGTGCCTCCTCCGCTACGTGCCGATGGAACTGGTTTGAGTTTAAATATGGAGAACCATGAACCAAAACACTGGTCTTTTTTCCAAAAGTTAGCCCAAGATGATTTCGTCAGAAAAGATGTATCTCTGATAGACCAGGATCATCTTAGTCTCTCTTCTGCTCGTGCAAATGTTGAAGATGGAGCATCCATAGATTATGGTTATCCTCCTTTTAAGGGTGGTGGAGCTATGATAGACCATATGGACTCCCGAATGAATATTGAAGGGGATGTTCAACATCCATCACGCGATGATGTTGGACCATCCACCATGAATGTGCCTTCAGATTACAATCCTTCTCAAACCACCGGCATCGAAACCATGCAGTATGATGGTGGAATGCATTCAAAAATACCCGAATCCGATTATCAG GATGAGAACCAAGAAGTTCAGGATAGTGGTTTTCCACTCATCGATCTCTCTATGGGAGGTTTTGATCCAAATTCATTGCAG ATTATCAAGAACGAAGATCTTGAGGAGTTGAGGGAATTGGGTTCTGGAACATTTGGAACTGTTTACCATGGAAAATGGAGAGGAACTGATGTTGCCATAAAGAGAATAAAGAAAAGCTGTTTCACAGGTCGCTCATCAGAGCAGGAGAGATTG ACTCTAGAGTTTTGGCGTGAAGCTGAAATTCTTTCAAAGCTTCATCATCCAAATGTGGTGGCATTTTATGGTGTAGTGCAAGATGGGCCAGGGGGAACTCTTGCCACATTAACAGAATTCATGGTGAATGGGTCTCTCAGACATGTTTTGCTTTGCAAGGACAG ACACCTAGATCGCCGCAAGAAGCTCATAATTGCAATGGATGCTGCATTTGGAATGGAATATCTGCATTCAAAGAATATTGTGCATtttgatttgaaatgtgacaatttGCTTGTCAACTTAAAAGATCCTTCTCGACCCATCTGTAAG GTTGGTGACTTTGGActttcaaaaataaagagaaatacaTTGGTCACTGGTGGTGTTAGGGGTACCCTTCCATGGATGGCGCCGGAGCTATTGAATGGTAGCAGTAATAAGGTTTCTGAGAAG GTTGATGTTTTTTCCTTTGGGATTGTGCTCTGGGAAATTCTGACTGGCGAGGAACCTTATGCTAATATGCATTATGGAGCAATTATAG GTGGTATAGTCAACAACACCTTGAGACCACCTGTTCCGAGCTTCTGCGACCCCGAGTGGAGAATTCTAATGGAACAGTGTTGGGCTCCAGACCCATCTGTTCGGCCATCTTTCACTGAAATTGCCAGACGCTTGCGTGCTATGTCTGCAGCGTGCCCAACAAGACCACAAGCTCATCCACCTCAAAACCAACAGTCCAAGTAA
- the LOC124896233 gene encoding uncharacterized protein LOC124896233 codes for MTLSPDYGCNKAKDYVDYVQQQRLLQFLSGLNKVYDQSRRQILMKTAEPTLNQAYAMIIEDENQLSNPYLSVTMKEKLVFKSSGGGDPNPLAIQVGRRQPYKGKKQYAVNYAGILEGDTKRSSEEGKNNHFTEDWYKQILKLLNKGNILADQNLKQKHVNMTDALDCIKELCLNKGDQVCMPTSRKSEITHIGDQDLYSVKVRELGKESEGLYIIKKNNDVGSKKVISNTTTEKMVVDGGLWHMRLGHASVSIMKNQNGIAERKHRYVLDVARALKFQESVLKKFWGEYVLTVVCIINRLPFEVLKGKTPYEMLHDRPPSVAHLRVFGCLYYATELVTKDVVFKEHIFLFDVNSTTIEVSHSAHNRGTDLIAHDLEPLESSTSLDIVMPSLDIVAEITVNAADTADTEEEHDMDQHIEDYDKVDDNNGVRRSIRSTKDPLWHQDYVLTKKRANGTVKYSLSDHLAYDEISQRCKVFFANISALVEPATLLKPQKTKGGLKQ; via the exons ATGACTCTTTCACCAGATTATGGATGTAATAAGGCGAAAGATTATGTTGATTATGTTCAACAACAGAGATTACTTCAATTTCTTAGCGGGTTGAATAAAGTGTATGATCAATCTAGGAGGCAAATTCTCATGAAAACTGCAGAACCGACCTTGAATCAAGCTTATGCAATGATCATTGAAGATGAAAATCAGTTATCAAATCCTTATCTATCTGTGACTATGAAAGAAAAACTTGTGTTCAAATCATCAGGAGGAGGCGATCCAAATCCACTAGCTATACAAGTAGGAAGAAGACAACCTTACAAAG GAAAGAAGCAATATGCAGTAAATTATGCAGGAATACTTGAAGGTGATACAAAAAGGTCATCTGAAGAAGGAAAGAATAATCATTTTACAGAAGATTGGTATAAACAAATTTTGAAACTGCTGAACAAAGGCAATATATTAGCAGATCAGAATCTGAAGCAGAAACATGTGAATATGACAG ATGCTCTAGATTGTATAAAAGAGTTGTGTTTAAATAAAGGTGATCAGGTGTGTATGCCTACTAGTAGGAAATCTGAAATTACACACATTGGTGATCAG GATCTTTACAGTGTCAAAGTAAGGGAGCTTGGTAAGGAGAGTGAGGGCTTGTACATCATCAAGAAAAACAATGATGTAGGAAGCAAGAAGGTTATCTCAAATACTACTACGGAGAAGATGGTAGTAGATGGAGGCTTATGGCATATGAGGCTAGGACATGCATCTGTCAGCATCATGAAGAAT CAGAATGGAATAGCTGAAAGAAAGCATAGATATGTATTGGATGTTGCACGAgctttaaagtttcaagaaagtgTTCTAAAAAAGTTTTGGGGAGAATATGTACTCACTGTAGTGTGCATTATTAACAGGCTTCCCTTTGAGGTATTGAAAGGGAAAACACCATATGAGATGTTACATGATAGACCACCATCAGTTGCTCACTTGAGAGTGTTTGGGTGCTTGTATTATGCAACAGAGCTTGTCACTAA GGATGTGGTGTTCAAGGAACACATATTTCTATTTGATGTTAACTCTACAACTATTGAAGTATCTCATTCAGCCCATAACAGGGGGACTGATCTGATTGCTCATGATCTTGAGCCACTTGAGTCATCAACAAGTCTTGATATAGTTATGCCAAGTCTTGATATAGTTGCAGAAATTACAGTTAATGCAGCCGATACAGCAGATACAGAAGAAGAACATGACATGGACCAACACATAGAAGATTATGATAAGGTTGATGACAATAATGGAG TCAGAAGATCTATTAGAAGCACTAAAGATCCACTTTGGCATCAAGACTATGTTCTCACCAAGAAGAGGGCCAATGGAACAGTAAAGTATTCTTTGTCAGATCACCTTGCTTATGATGAGATTTCTCAAAGGTGTAAAGTGTTTTTCGCTAATATTTCAGCTCTTGTAGAACCTGCCACTTTGTTGAAGCCTCAAAAGACCAAGGGTGGCTTGAAGCAATGA
- the LOC107858904 gene encoding uncharacterized protein LOC107858904 isoform X2 codes for MDRNVGKGKTGQQNYEQGRYSSVETRNEVVGSTNQRFFQDPSSSINTNIRPPDFIAPAGARPVNYSIQTGEEFALEFMRERVNPKQHLVPHASGGTAGVTSYMELKDILGISHTGSESGSDISMIASVEKGRDQNHERSRASINGERSYHQVAQSVTRASSRNNNIRGYQSHVSSRSSTSGKLRFLCSFGGRIMPRPSDGKLRYVGGDTHLIRVSKDISYDELMQKMLAIYCHAHTLKYQLPGEDLDALVSVSCDEDVQNMIEECHVQEGDGSQKLRIFLFSSSDLDDAQAGIENVEGDSEMQYVVAVNGMDFGSRRNSIALASTSGNNLDEFLSLTIGRENGRVAADASQPAAGVPLTGQSAHVMVSSSLHAFDSNQPWYHGQTVHRGGAEWRPLPPSMPVDNFQNLDAKNTGLLQHGHDPHPPNSSQLTDNFVISSSHSYPNVEGGLTQEQPYRSSHMNGQEAPAEVVKMKRDTSFQKKVELAKDQSLEKEVLKEVKLKRESSAQKLNEPEKMRLAETEKAVSSSSLISSAPSPVSRVEASNSAATAVPGNSVMPSKINEKSQEQLQGTASLGAVQEEKPDGYSDSEDSHFSASGKTLNAGYGDSEAYPYDLSHEPPSMPLRVFCSERLPREQAGLNRLSKSDDSSAAQFLMTHTQFEGSQQILESVDKLHDGNVNPHVGRFIQSDKNPSANQHVTEEKKVEHQQSVELGDNAKGVNSKVGQDVSEANLEKPELKAATYADKVKAGPSNPITSNKVHDISASKPTELHWGEAAANRPEENKATGQIQPLAEREPQVATGKPSATSGSPEHGDILIDINDHYPREFLSDIFSKAKIMGDSSVPPPLRADGTGLSLNMENHEPKHWSFFQKLAQDDFVRKDVSLIDQDHLSLSSARANVEDGASIDYGYPPFKGGGAMIDHMDSRMNIEGDVQHPSRDDVGPSTMNVPSDYNPSQTTGIETMQYDGGMHSKIPESDYQIIKNEDLEELRELGSGTFGTVYHGKWRGTDVAIKRIKKSCFTGRSSEQERLTLEFWREAEILSKLHHPNVVAFYGVVQDGPGGTLATLTEFMVNGSLRHVLLCKDRHLDRRKKLIIAMDAAFGMEYLHSKNIVHFDLKCDNLLVNLKDPSRPICKVGDFGLSKIKRNTLVTGGVRGTLPWMAPELLNGSSNKVSEKVDVFSFGIVLWEILTGEEPYANMHYGAIIGGIVNNTLRPPVPSFCDPEWRILMEQCWAPDPSVRPSFTEIARRLRAMSAACPTRPQAHPPQNQQSK; via the exons ATGGATAGAAATGTTGGAAAAGGCAAGACGGGGCAGCAGAACTACGAACAAGGCCGCTATAGCTCTGTAGAAACTAGAAATGAGGTCGTTGGTTCTACAAATCAGAGATTCTTCCAGGATCCATCCAGTTCTATTAATACGAACATAAGACCACCTGATTTCATTGCACCTGCTGGAGCTAGGCCTGTAAATTATTCTATTCAGACTGGTGAGGAGTTTGCTCTGGAATTCATGCGGGAAAGGGTTAACCCGAAGCAGCATCTCGTTCCGCATGCTTCTGGTGGGACTGCAGGTGTAACTTCTTATATGGAACTGAAGGACATACTTGGAATATCTCATACAGGTTCGGAAAGCGGATCAGATATCTCCATGATTGCCTCAGTGGAGAAAGGTCGAGATCAAAATCATGAGAGATCTAGGGCTTCCATAAATGGTGAGAGATCCTACCACCAAGTTGCGCAATCTGTGACCAGAGCCTCATCTAGAAATAACAATATCCGTGGGTATCAAAGCCATGTGTCTTCTAGGTCTAGCACATCAGGAAAGTTGAGGTTTCTCTGCAGTTTTGGTGGTAGAATAATGCCTCGTCCTAGTGATGGGAAACTTAGATATGTTGGAGGTGATACACATCTTATTCGAGTCAGTAAGGATATTTCTTATGATGAGCTTATGCAGAAGATGTTGGCAATATATTGTCATGCACATACCCTAAAATATCAGCTTCCTGGTGAGGATCTTGATGCATTGGTGTCAGTTTCTTGTGATGAGGATGTGCAGAACATGATAGAGGAATGTCATGTTCAAGAAGGTGATGGATCACAGAAACTGCGGATTTTTCTCTTCTCTAGCAGTGACTTGGATGATGCTCAAGCTGGTATTGAGAATGTTGAAGGAGATTCAGAGATGCAGTATGTTGTTGCTGTCAATGGCATGGACTTCGGGTCCAGAAGAAACTCAATTGCTCTGGCAAGCACTTCAGGAAATAATCTCGATGAGTTTCTTAGTTTGACAATTGGTCGAGAGAATGGTCGAGTTGCTGCTGATGCTTCTCAGCCAGCGGCTGGTGTGCCTCTAACTGGTCAATCTGCTCATGTGATGGTGTCAAGTTCATTACATGCCTTTGACTCAAACCAGCCATGGTACCATGGTCAAACTGTTCATCGCGGTGGTGCTGAATGGAGACCTTTACCCCCTTCCATGCCCGTTGACAACTTCCAAAATTTAGATGCCAAAAACACTGGTCTGCTGCAGCACGGGCATGATCCTCATCCACCCAACTCCTCACAACTCACAGATAACTTTGTCATTAGTTCTAGCCACAGCTACCCGAATGTGGAAGGAGGTTTGACTCAGGAACAACCATATAGAAGCTCACATATGAACGGCCAAGAAGCACCAGCTGAGGTGGTAAAAATGAAAAGAGACACCTCTTTCCAGAAGAAAGTTGAACTTGCCAAAGATCAATCTCTGGAAAAGGAAGTGCTTAAGGAAGTAAAGCTGAAACGGGAAAGCTCTGCACAGAAATTGAATGAGCCTGAGAAAATGCGGCTCGCGGAGACTGAAAAAGCTGTTTCCTCGAGTTCACTCATCAGTTCTGCTCCAAGTCCTGTTTCCCGAGTTGAAGCATCAAATTCTGCTGCCACGGCAGTTCCTGGAAATTCTGTCATGCCATCTAAAATTAATGAGAAGAGTCAGGAACAATTGCAAGGCACAGCGTCTCTTGGAGCTGTTCAAGAAGAAAAACCCGATGGATATAGTGATAGTGAAGATAGCCACTTTTCTGCATCTGGTAAAACTTTGAACGCAGGCTATGGAGACTCTGAAGCATACCCATATGATCTTAGTCATGAGCCACCTTCAATGCCTCTGCGAGTTTTTTGTTCTGAACGTTTGCCCAGGGAGCAGGCTGGCCTAAATCGGTTGTCCAAATCTGATGATTCCTCGGCGGCACAGTTCCTAATGACCCACACACAGTTTGAAGGCAGCCAGCAGATCCTAGAATCAGTTGATAAATTACATGATGGAAATGTCAATCCTCATGTTGGGAGATTTATCCAGTCTGATAAGAATCCATCTGCTAATCAACATGTTACCGAAGAGAAAAAGGTTGAACATCAGCAGTCTGTAGAGTTAGGTGACAATGCCAAGGGAGTTAATTCAAAAGTTGGTCAAGATGTTTCTGAAGCAAATCTTGAGAAGCCCGAACTGAAAGCAGCAACTTATGCCGATAAAGTGAAAGCTGGACCAAGTAATCCTATCACTAGCAATAAAGTTCATGACATATCTGCTTCCAAGCCAACCGAGCTTCATTGGGGTGAAGCAGCTGCAAATAGACCAGAGGAAAATAAAGCTACGGGGCAAATACAGCCACTAGCTGAGAGAGAGCCTCAAGTTGCAACAGGGAAGCCATCTGCTACCAGTGGCTCTCCTGAGCATGGTGACATTCTTATTGACATTAATGACCACTATCCCCGAGAGTTCCTATCTGATATTTTTTCCAAAGCTAAAATAATGGGTGATTCATCAGTGCCTCCTCCGCTACGTGCCGATGGAACTGGTTTGAGTTTAAATATGGAGAACCATGAACCAAAACACTGGTCTTTTTTCCAAAAGTTAGCCCAAGATGATTTCGTCAGAAAAGATGTATCTCTGATAGACCAGGATCATCTTAGTCTCTCTTCTGCTCGTGCAAATGTTGAAGATGGAGCATCCATAGATTATGGTTATCCTCCTTTTAAGGGTGGTGGAGCTATGATAGACCATATGGACTCCCGAATGAATATTGAAGGGGATGTTCAACATCCATCACGCGATGATGTTGGACCATCCACCATGAATGTGCCTTCAGATTACAATCCTTCTCAAACCACCGGCATCGAAACCATGCAGTATGATGGTGGAATGCATTCAAAAATACCCGAATCCGATTATCAG ATTATCAAGAACGAAGATCTTGAGGAGTTGAGGGAATTGGGTTCTGGAACATTTGGAACTGTTTACCATGGAAAATGGAGAGGAACTGATGTTGCCATAAAGAGAATAAAGAAAAGCTGTTTCACAGGTCGCTCATCAGAGCAGGAGAGATTG ACTCTAGAGTTTTGGCGTGAAGCTGAAATTCTTTCAAAGCTTCATCATCCAAATGTGGTGGCATTTTATGGTGTAGTGCAAGATGGGCCAGGGGGAACTCTTGCCACATTAACAGAATTCATGGTGAATGGGTCTCTCAGACATGTTTTGCTTTGCAAGGACAG ACACCTAGATCGCCGCAAGAAGCTCATAATTGCAATGGATGCTGCATTTGGAATGGAATATCTGCATTCAAAGAATATTGTGCATtttgatttgaaatgtgacaatttGCTTGTCAACTTAAAAGATCCTTCTCGACCCATCTGTAAG GTTGGTGACTTTGGActttcaaaaataaagagaaatacaTTGGTCACTGGTGGTGTTAGGGGTACCCTTCCATGGATGGCGCCGGAGCTATTGAATGGTAGCAGTAATAAGGTTTCTGAGAAG GTTGATGTTTTTTCCTTTGGGATTGTGCTCTGGGAAATTCTGACTGGCGAGGAACCTTATGCTAATATGCATTATGGAGCAATTATAG GTGGTATAGTCAACAACACCTTGAGACCACCTGTTCCGAGCTTCTGCGACCCCGAGTGGAGAATTCTAATGGAACAGTGTTGGGCTCCAGACCCATCTGTTCGGCCATCTTTCACTGAAATTGCCAGACGCTTGCGTGCTATGTCTGCAGCGTGCCCAACAAGACCACAAGCTCATCCACCTCAAAACCAACAGTCCAAGTAA